The following nucleotide sequence is from Patescibacteria group bacterium.
CATCCGCCGCGGCCGGCGAAATATTATTCCAGCCAACCTGCGGCACTTTTTCATTTTCAGCTAAATTCGGGAAGCGGACTACCTTGCCTTTAATGATATCCAATCCCTTAAAAATACCAAATTCATGCCCCTCGGTCAACATAATTTGCGCCCCCAGGCAAATGCCAAGCATAGGTTTGTCTTCTAACGCCAGCTGCTTGATTTTTTCCTCTAAACCGCGGATTTTTAATCCTCTCATACCGGCTTCAAAAGAGCCGACGCCAGGCAAAACCACGCCGTCGGCCCTGCCCAATGATTCAATATCCTCAGCAACTGAAACTTCGGCTTTAAAATGCTGAAAGGCCCTGATTAAGCTATATAAATTTCCCACCCCATAATCTATAATGGCGATTTTCTTTTGCTTCATACGATTCTTACGTTAATGTTATTGTCTGACAAATATTTTTTAACTTCGCCGATGGAAAAGTCGTTATACTGAAAAACCGAGGATACGCCCAAAGCGTCGACTCTTGCTTCAAATATCGCCTGCTTAAATGATTCCAGGCTGCCGGCGCCGCCATGGGCAATCACCGGAATAGGCGAAAAACCGCTTACTTGTTTTAATAGCTCCAGGTCATAGCCGGCTCTGGTTCCCTCTCGGTCCACGGAAGTTAAAAGAATTTCGCCTACCCCTAAATCAATCGCCTGTTTTATCCAGCCAATCACATCAATGCCGGTCTTTTCCCGGCCGCCATCGGTGTAAACTTCATAATTGCCGCCGGCTTGCTTTTTTGCTTCCACGTAAAGCACAATGCATTGGG
It contains:
- the hisH gene encoding imidazole glycerol phosphate synthase subunit HisH, translated to MKQKKIAIIDYGVGNLYSLIRAFQHFKAEVSVAEDIESLGRADGVVLPGVGSFEAGMRGLKIRGLEEKIKQLALEDKPMLGICLGAQIMLTEGHEFGIFKGLDIIKGKVVRFPNLAENEKVPQVGWNNISPAAADDWRGTIFDPFNKSGQVYFVHSYILEPEYEKNILALTTYGGHTFCSAVRQGNIYGCQFHPEKSGQVGLEIIDNFINLI
- a CDS encoding imidazole glycerol phosphate synthase cyclase subunit is translated as MKNIRIIPRLDIKGPNVVKPVQTEALRIVGNPKELAFRYYQGGADELIYLDIVASLYQRNLDFDLLKSVTENIFIPITVGGGIRSIYDINNVLRSGADKIAVNTYAVKNPDFLSEAVKEFGSQCIVLYVEAKKQAGGNYEVYTDGGREKTGIDVIGWIKQAIDLGVGEILLTSVDREGTRAGYDLELLKQVSGFSPIPVIAHGGAGSLESFKQAIFEARVDALGVSSVFQYNDFSIGEVKKYLSDNNINVRIV